From a region of the Mycolicibacterium sp. MU0050 genome:
- a CDS encoding acyl-CoA dehydrogenase family protein yields MDFQLSDEQELLRDTTRDLLARHYDVERRNQVIATDLGWSRDVWGQLADTGILGLGFDPSESGQIEITTVMTEIGRRLAPEPVLHAALAPGALIAEHGSDEQKQLLDEVAEGRLLLAFAHTEPGMRGATAAVGTTARPDGDSWVLSGQKNPVPAGDTADTLVVTAALPDGGTGLFLVHGDAVTKKGYQTFDGLRGAQIDLNGSPATALGAAADATAAIERALVRIQSALCAEALGAMEESLRLTSEYLKSRKQFGVTLNTFQTLTQRAADMYVSLELARSMNLYAAMSIADGVLDPTIAARAKLQIARSGRHISQEAIQLHGGIGITAEYPVAHYAARLTAIDNTLGSAQDQLGVLRGQVRDYEIAML; encoded by the coding sequence ATGGATTTTCAACTCAGCGACGAGCAGGAACTGCTCCGCGACACCACCCGTGACCTGTTGGCTCGGCACTACGACGTCGAACGCCGCAACCAGGTCATCGCCACCGATCTGGGCTGGAGCCGCGACGTGTGGGGCCAGCTGGCCGACACCGGGATCCTCGGCCTCGGCTTCGACCCGTCGGAGTCCGGGCAGATCGAGATCACGACCGTGATGACCGAGATCGGCCGGCGGTTGGCTCCCGAGCCGGTGCTGCACGCCGCGCTCGCTCCCGGTGCGCTGATCGCCGAGCACGGCAGTGACGAACAGAAGCAGTTGCTCGACGAGGTGGCCGAGGGCCGCCTGCTGCTGGCCTTCGCCCACACCGAGCCCGGCATGCGCGGCGCGACCGCGGCCGTCGGCACCACCGCGCGTCCCGATGGTGACTCCTGGGTGCTCAGCGGCCAGAAGAACCCGGTGCCCGCCGGCGACACCGCGGACACCCTGGTGGTCACCGCGGCCCTGCCCGACGGCGGAACCGGGCTGTTCCTGGTGCACGGCGACGCGGTGACCAAGAAGGGATACCAGACGTTCGACGGCCTGCGCGGCGCGCAGATCGACCTGAACGGCTCACCGGCCACCGCGCTGGGTGCGGCCGCCGACGCGACCGCGGCGATTGAGCGTGCGCTGGTGCGCATCCAGTCGGCGCTGTGCGCCGAGGCGCTGGGTGCCATGGAGGAGTCGCTGCGCCTGACGTCGGAATACCTGAAGAGCCGCAAGCAGTTCGGGGTCACCCTCAATACGTTCCAGACGTTGACCCAGCGGGCGGCCGACATGTACGTCTCGTTGGAACTGGCCCGCAGCATGAACCTGTACGCCGCGATGTCGATCGCCGACGGTGTGCTCGATCCGACGATCGCCGCGCGCGCCAAGCTGCAGATCGCCCGTTCCGGCCGGCACATCAGCCAGGAAGCCATCCAGCTGCACGGCGGCATCGGCATCACCGCCGAGTACCCCGTCGCGCATTACGCGGCGCGGCTCACCGCGATCGACAACACGCTCGGTTCCGCACAGGATCAACTGGGTGTGTTGCGCGGGCAGGTCCGCGACTACGAAATCGCAATGCTGTAG
- a CDS encoding acetoacetate--CoA ligase, whose protein sequence is MTDTAELLWRPSEERIQSAPITKYLRWLREERGLDFAGYEDLWRWSVTELEAFWASIWDFSGIIAHRGYDRVLDRRVMPGARWFDGALVNYAEQSLWRAREPEWADRPAVVCESESRPRMELSWQQLGEQVAAFAATLRGLGVRQGDRVVAYLPNVPESIVAMLAATSLGAVWSSAAPDMGAAGVLDRFQQIEPKVLVAVDGYRYGGKAFDRREVLRDIAAGLPSLETLILVPHLNPTPDFGAPGAVRTLTFGDAVAAPAPLEFTPVPFAHPLWVVYSSGTSGKPKPIVHGHGGFLLENLKSAALHLDIGDGDRFLWFTSTGWIMWNLSVVTLVAGCTVLQLDANPAHPHAGALFDFAARERATFLGTSPAYLSACIKAGVVPGDDYDLSAVRTLGSTGSPLTPEAYRWVYRHVNADLLLAGISGGTDPGAAFLTSCPVLPVYAGEMQCRGLGVAAHALDDAGRELLDEVGELVVTEPMPSMPLYFWGDDDGTRYRESYFETYPGLWRHGDWVRLIPRPESVTGVIYGRSDSTINRQGIRMGTSEIYRVVEEYPEIVDSLAIDLEYLGRPSYLALFVVLRDEDAKSVPPDLRARLFAAIRAGVSPRHVPDEVFATPEVPRTLSGKKMEVPVRKILLGRPPDQVANRDATANPAALDWFADFAPVLGARLR, encoded by the coding sequence GTGACCGACACCGCCGAGCTGCTGTGGCGTCCCTCGGAAGAACGGATCCAGAGCGCCCCGATCACGAAATATCTGCGCTGGCTGCGCGAGGAGCGCGGGCTGGACTTCGCCGGCTACGAGGACCTCTGGCGCTGGTCGGTCACCGAACTGGAAGCCTTCTGGGCCTCGATCTGGGACTTCTCCGGCATCATCGCCCACCGCGGATATGACCGCGTGCTGGACCGCCGCGTGATGCCGGGGGCGCGCTGGTTCGACGGCGCCCTGGTCAACTACGCCGAGCAGTCGCTGTGGCGGGCCCGCGAACCCGAGTGGGCCGACCGGCCCGCGGTGGTCTGTGAGTCCGAGTCGCGGCCGCGGATGGAGTTGTCCTGGCAGCAACTCGGCGAACAGGTCGCTGCGTTCGCCGCGACGCTGCGGGGCCTCGGGGTTCGGCAGGGCGACCGGGTGGTGGCCTACCTGCCCAACGTGCCCGAGTCCATCGTCGCGATGCTCGCCGCCACCAGCCTCGGCGCGGTGTGGTCGAGCGCCGCCCCCGACATGGGTGCCGCCGGCGTGCTGGACCGCTTCCAACAGATCGAACCCAAGGTGCTCGTCGCCGTCGACGGGTATCGTTACGGCGGCAAGGCGTTTGACCGCCGGGAGGTGCTGCGGGACATCGCCGCAGGCCTGCCGTCGCTGGAGACGTTGATCCTCGTTCCGCACCTGAACCCCACGCCGGACTTCGGGGCACCCGGCGCGGTGCGGACCCTGACGTTCGGCGACGCGGTGGCGGCCCCGGCGCCGCTGGAGTTCACGCCGGTCCCGTTCGCGCATCCGCTCTGGGTGGTGTACTCCTCGGGCACCAGCGGCAAGCCGAAGCCGATCGTGCACGGCCACGGCGGATTCCTGCTGGAGAATCTGAAATCCGCTGCGCTGCACCTCGACATCGGTGACGGCGACCGTTTCCTGTGGTTCACCTCCACCGGGTGGATCATGTGGAACCTGTCGGTGGTGACCCTCGTCGCTGGGTGCACGGTGTTGCAACTGGACGCCAACCCCGCTCATCCGCATGCTGGGGCCCTGTTCGACTTCGCCGCGCGCGAGCGGGCCACCTTCCTCGGCACCAGCCCCGCCTACCTGTCGGCCTGCATCAAAGCCGGTGTGGTGCCGGGCGACGACTATGACCTCTCGGCGGTCCGAACCCTGGGGTCCACCGGATCGCCGTTGACGCCCGAGGCCTACCGCTGGGTGTACCGGCATGTCAACGCGGACCTGCTGCTGGCCGGCATCTCCGGCGGCACCGACCCGGGCGCGGCGTTCCTGACGTCGTGCCCGGTCCTCCCGGTGTACGCCGGCGAGATGCAATGCCGCGGCCTCGGCGTCGCGGCGCACGCGCTGGACGACGCCGGCCGGGAACTTCTGGATGAGGTGGGCGAACTCGTCGTCACCGAACCCATGCCCTCGATGCCGCTGTACTTCTGGGGCGACGACGACGGGACGCGCTATCGCGAAAGCTATTTCGAGACCTATCCCGGTCTGTGGCGGCACGGCGACTGGGTGCGGTTGATTCCGCGGCCGGAGTCGGTGACCGGGGTCATCTACGGGCGCTCGGATTCCACCATCAACCGCCAGGGCATCCGGATGGGCACCAGCGAGATCTATCGCGTGGTGGAGGAGTACCCGGAGATCGTCGATTCGCTGGCCATCGACCTCGAGTATCTGGGCCGGCCGTCCTACCTGGCCCTGTTCGTCGTGCTGCGCGACGAGGACGCGAAGTCCGTGCCGCCCGACCTGCGGGCGCGACTGTTCGCGGCGATCCGTGCCGGGGTGTCGCCCCGGCACGTGCCGGACGAGGTCTTCGCGACACCGGAGGTGCCCCGCACCCTGTCCGGGAAGAAGATGGAGGTCCCGGTGCGCAAGATCCTGCTGGGTCGCCCGCCGGATCAGGTGGCAAACCGCGACGCCACGGCCAACCCGGCCGCGTTGGACTGGTTCGCCGACTTCGCCCCCGTCCTGGGCGCCCGCCTCCGGTAG
- a CDS encoding gluconokinase yields the protein MPAPIVVMGVSGSGKSTVGAALAQRLRVPFADADDFHPPANIAKMTAGEPLDDDDRLPWLDSIGEWLALHRDGGVMSCSALKRKYRDQLRGHCALIEFLHLEGSVEVIGRRQASRPGHFMPASLLASQFDTLEPLEADEHGLAIDVDQSIDAIIESYVRATDSHPAQQEDR from the coding sequence ATGCCGGCACCGATCGTCGTCATGGGAGTTTCGGGCTCGGGGAAATCGACCGTCGGCGCCGCACTCGCTCAGCGACTACGGGTCCCGTTCGCGGATGCCGACGACTTTCATCCGCCGGCCAACATCGCCAAGATGACCGCCGGCGAGCCCCTCGACGACGACGACCGCCTGCCCTGGCTGGATTCGATCGGCGAGTGGCTGGCGCTGCACCGCGACGGCGGCGTGATGAGCTGCTCCGCCCTCAAACGCAAATACCGTGACCAGCTGCGCGGCCACTGCGCCCTGATCGAGTTCCTTCACCTCGAGGGCTCCGTCGAGGTGATCGGCCGGCGCCAGGCCAGCCGCCCCGGCCACTTCATGCCGGCGAGTCTGCTGGCCTCGCAGTTCGACACCCTCGAACCCTTGGAGGCCGATGAACACGGGCTCGCCATCGATGTGGACCAGAGCATCGACGCCATCATCGAAAGTTACGTCCGCGCAACCGATTCCCACCCAGCCCAGCAGGAGGACCGATGA
- a CDS encoding FadR/GntR family transcriptional regulator: MLERPNVGALHSSLVTALGTAIVSGQYPPGRVLNLDGVSAEHGVSRSVAREAIRVLESMGMVESRRRVGITVQPAANWNVFDPMLIRWRLEAGDRTAQLVSLSELRLGFEPAAAALAARRASPHQCRVMATAVSDMVVHGRSGDLDAYLVADKLFHQTLLEASGNEMFRALNGVVAEVLTGRTQHGMMPERPNLEAIALHDEVARAIRMGEERQAERAMRAIIGEAASAVVEEFPTP, translated from the coding sequence ATGCTCGAACGGCCGAATGTGGGCGCGCTGCACAGCAGCCTGGTGACCGCGTTGGGAACCGCGATCGTCTCCGGCCAGTACCCGCCGGGGCGGGTCCTCAACCTGGACGGGGTGAGCGCCGAGCACGGCGTCTCGCGCAGCGTCGCCCGCGAGGCGATCCGGGTGCTCGAATCGATGGGCATGGTGGAATCGCGCCGGCGGGTCGGGATCACGGTCCAGCCCGCCGCCAACTGGAACGTCTTCGATCCGATGTTGATCCGGTGGCGTCTGGAGGCCGGCGATCGCACCGCCCAGTTGGTGTCACTGTCGGAGTTGCGGCTGGGGTTCGAGCCAGCGGCAGCGGCCCTGGCGGCGCGGCGCGCGAGCCCGCATCAATGCCGGGTCATGGCGACCGCGGTGTCCGACATGGTGGTGCACGGGCGATCGGGCGATCTCGACGCTTACCTGGTGGCGGACAAGCTGTTTCACCAGACCCTGCTCGAGGCCAGCGGCAACGAGATGTTCCGGGCGCTCAACGGGGTGGTCGCCGAGGTACTCACCGGCCGCACGCAGCACGGGATGATGCCGGAGCGGCCCAACCTGGAGGCGATCGCCCTGCACGACGAGGTGGCGCGCGCGATCAGGATGGGTGAGGAACGGCAGGCCGAGCGGGCGATGCGCGCGATCATCGGGGAGGCGGCCTCGGCGGTGGTCGAGGAGTTCCCCACGCCGTAG
- the abc-f gene encoding ribosomal protection-like ABC-F family protein — MTATLVAKNVSGGFAHRTLFEGVDLTVAPGDVVGVVGANGAGKSTLLRILAGDLEPLDGSVSVAPADAFVGWLPQEHERVPGETVAGYIARRAGCADATEAMEAAAAALADPQQEGPDAADVYAAALDHWLATGAADLEERLPAVLADLGLDTDTVRPDSTLMTELSGGQAARVGLAALLVSRFDVVLLDEPTNDLDLDGLERLERFVGELRGDVVLVSHDREFLARTVTRVLELDIAQNTTTVFGGGYESYLEEREVERRHRREEYEEFAEKKADLVARARIQREWSSQGVRNAIRKAPDNDKLRRRAAGESSEKQAQKVRQMESRIARLEEVVEPRKEWTLQFSIGAAPRSSAVVATLDNAVVRQGKFTLGPVSLQVAAGERIGITGPNGAGKSTLLRLLLGRREPDEGRASLGSSVAIGEIDQARGQFTGSQRLVDRFEQRVPEWPTADVRTLLAKFGLGADHVERAVDDLSPGERTRAGLALLQACGTNVLVLDEPTNHLDLPAIEQLEQALDSYDGALLLVTHDRRMLDNVRLDRSWRVENGCVTEL, encoded by the coding sequence ATGACCGCAACCCTCGTCGCCAAGAACGTCTCCGGCGGGTTCGCCCACCGGACCCTGTTCGAGGGCGTCGACCTCACCGTCGCGCCGGGTGACGTGGTCGGGGTGGTGGGAGCCAACGGCGCCGGCAAGAGCACGCTGCTGCGCATCCTGGCGGGGGATCTCGAACCGCTCGACGGCTCCGTCAGCGTCGCGCCCGCCGACGCCTTCGTCGGGTGGTTGCCCCAGGAGCACGAGCGGGTGCCCGGCGAGACGGTGGCGGGCTACATCGCCCGGCGGGCCGGCTGCGCGGACGCCACCGAGGCCATGGAGGCGGCCGCCGCCGCGCTCGCGGACCCGCAGCAGGAGGGTCCGGACGCGGCCGACGTCTATGCGGCGGCGCTGGACCACTGGCTGGCCACCGGCGCCGCCGACCTCGAGGAACGGTTGCCGGCAGTGCTCGCCGACCTGGGACTCGACACCGACACGGTACGACCGGATTCGACCCTGATGACCGAGCTGTCCGGTGGGCAGGCCGCGCGGGTGGGGCTGGCCGCTCTGCTGGTGTCCCGGTTCGACGTGGTGCTGCTCGACGAGCCCACCAACGACCTGGATCTCGACGGGCTGGAGCGGCTGGAACGCTTCGTCGGTGAGCTGCGCGGCGATGTGGTGCTGGTGAGTCACGACCGAGAGTTTCTGGCGCGCACCGTGACTCGCGTGCTGGAACTGGACATCGCGCAGAACACCACCACTGTCTTCGGCGGCGGGTACGAAAGCTACCTGGAGGAGCGCGAAGTGGAGCGCCGCCACCGCCGCGAGGAGTACGAGGAATTCGCGGAGAAGAAGGCGGATCTGGTCGCCCGCGCCCGCATCCAGCGGGAGTGGTCCAGCCAGGGCGTCCGCAACGCCATCCGCAAGGCCCCCGACAACGACAAGCTGCGGCGCCGGGCGGCCGGCGAGTCCAGCGAGAAGCAGGCGCAGAAGGTGCGTCAGATGGAGAGCCGGATCGCCCGCCTCGAAGAGGTCGTCGAGCCGCGCAAGGAATGGACTCTGCAGTTCAGCATCGGCGCCGCACCCCGGTCGAGTGCGGTGGTGGCCACCCTCGACAACGCCGTCGTGCGGCAGGGCAAGTTCACGTTGGGGCCGGTGTCGCTGCAGGTGGCGGCCGGCGAACGGATCGGCATCACCGGACCCAACGGGGCCGGAAAATCGACGCTGCTGCGGTTGCTGCTGGGCCGTCGCGAGCCCGACGAGGGGCGGGCCAGCCTGGGTTCCAGCGTCGCAATCGGCGAAATCGACCAGGCCCGAGGACAATTCACCGGATCGCAGCGACTTGTCGACCGGTTCGAACAACGGGTCCCGGAGTGGCCGACCGCGGACGTCCGCACGCTGCTCGCGAAATTCGGGCTCGGGGCCGACCACGTGGAGCGCGCCGTCGACGACCTGTCGCCCGGCGAGCGAACCCGCGCCGGCCTGGCATTGCTGCAGGCCTGCGGCACCAATGTGCTGGTGCTCGACGAGCCGACCAACCACCTCGACCTCCCCGCCATCGAGCAGTTGGAGCAGGCCCTCGACAGCTACGACGGCGCGCTGTTGTTGGTCACCCACGACCGACGGATGCTGGACAACGTCCGGCTGGACCGGTCGTGGCGCGTCGAAAACGGATGCGTCACAGAGCTATAG
- a CDS encoding NADH:flavin oxidoreductase, producing the protein MTDLSSPLEFAHGPAWRNRLALAPLTNMQSNADGSLHDDEYRWLVRRAEGGFAMVMTCAAHVSRAGQAFEGQLGVWDDRHLPGLSRLAAGLRAAGAVSSVQLQHGGRRADERLTGLPVVAPWDDPEKGATALTTAQVEQVVQDFVAAAVRAERAGFDGVEIHGAHGYLVAQFLDTRRNHRSDRYGGSADNRSRIVHEIIDGIRAATGPNFQLGLRISPERYGIVLDEARALARDVLADGKLDYLDLSLWDAFKEPYEEAHRGRRLLDVFMDLPRGAARVGVAGKITDAASARRCLEGGADFVLIGKAAIVHHDFARSALRDPDYRAAALPVRRDHLEAESVGPRFLNYLATNWDDFVA; encoded by the coding sequence ATGACCGACCTGTCCAGCCCGCTGGAGTTTGCGCACGGGCCCGCGTGGAGGAACCGGTTGGCGTTGGCCCCGTTGACCAACATGCAGAGCAACGCCGACGGGTCCCTGCATGACGACGAGTACCGCTGGCTGGTTCGCCGCGCGGAGGGCGGCTTCGCCATGGTGATGACGTGCGCGGCGCACGTCAGCCGGGCCGGGCAGGCCTTCGAGGGGCAACTCGGCGTCTGGGACGACCGGCATCTGCCCGGCCTGAGCCGCCTGGCCGCGGGACTGCGCGCCGCCGGGGCGGTGTCGTCGGTGCAACTGCAGCACGGCGGCCGACGCGCCGACGAACGGCTGACCGGCCTGCCGGTGGTGGCGCCGTGGGACGACCCGGAGAAGGGTGCCACCGCGTTGACGACCGCGCAGGTGGAGCAGGTGGTGCAAGACTTCGTCGCCGCGGCCGTCCGGGCCGAGCGGGCCGGTTTCGACGGGGTGGAAATCCACGGTGCCCACGGCTATCTCGTGGCGCAGTTCCTCGACACCCGACGCAACCACCGCAGCGACCGCTACGGCGGTTCGGCCGACAACCGATCCCGCATCGTGCACGAGATCATCGACGGTATCCGGGCCGCGACCGGCCCGAACTTCCAACTCGGCCTGCGGATTTCACCGGAGCGCTACGGCATCGTTCTCGACGAGGCACGCGCCTTGGCCCGGGACGTCCTCGCCGACGGCAAGCTGGACTACCTCGACCTCTCGCTGTGGGATGCGTTCAAGGAGCCCTATGAGGAGGCACATCGCGGCCGCCGCCTCCTCGACGTCTTCATGGACCTGCCCCGCGGCGCCGCGCGGGTGGGCGTCGCCGGAAAGATCACCGACGCCGCGTCGGCGCGACGGTGCCTCGAGGGTGGCGCCGACTTCGTGTTGATCGGCAAGGCGGCGATCGTGCACCACGACTTCGCGCGCAGCGCGCTGCGCGACCCCGACTACCGGGCCGCGGCGCTGCCGGTGCGCCGCGACCACCTCGAGGCCGAGTCCGTCGGGCCGCGCTTTCTGAACTACCTGGCGACGAACTGGGACGACTTCGTGGCGTAA
- a CDS encoding helix-turn-helix domain-containing protein codes for MVERWTKERRAEHLRQLLLDAAEEVFARKGLTGAALEEIADAAGFTRGAIYSQFGAKEKLFLAVVDRQRQRFLDGFAEVMASFHRLDDVDIDSLADRWRQLSSGPDRAALGYELTLYLLRNPEARARVADQRLETIRALGEFISKNVARIGGVLTIDADTLARVILAANDGITLDSHLGGQDLYRPYLQLVISSIHTPD; via the coding sequence GTGGTGGAACGCTGGACAAAGGAGCGCCGGGCCGAGCATCTGCGGCAACTCCTCCTCGACGCGGCCGAGGAGGTCTTTGCCCGCAAGGGGCTGACGGGTGCGGCGCTGGAGGAGATCGCCGATGCCGCCGGATTCACCCGGGGCGCGATCTACTCCCAGTTCGGCGCGAAGGAGAAGCTGTTCCTGGCGGTCGTCGACCGGCAACGTCAGCGCTTCCTCGACGGGTTCGCCGAGGTGATGGCATCGTTTCACCGGCTCGACGATGTCGACATCGACAGCCTCGCCGACCGTTGGCGGCAGCTGAGCAGCGGTCCGGATCGCGCCGCGCTGGGCTACGAACTCACCCTGTACCTGTTACGCAACCCCGAGGCTCGCGCGAGGGTGGCCGACCAGCGCCTGGAGACCATCCGCGCGCTCGGCGAGTTCATCAGCAAGAACGTCGCGCGGATCGGTGGCGTGCTCACCATCGACGCGGACACGTTGGCCCGGGTGATCCTGGCCGCCAACGACGGGATCACCCTCGACAGCCACCTCGGCGGCCAGGACCTGTACCGGCCGTATCTTCAGTTGGTGATTTCCAGCATCCACACCCCGGACTGA
- a CDS encoding acyl-CoA dehydrogenase family protein yields MQLALTPEEAAFRDELRTIFTTKFPADMRERYRQGGHLSREDIVTSHKILHEHGLAVPNWPVEWGGKDWTLTQQQIWLDEMQLACVPEPLVFNAKMVGPVIAEFGSQEIKERFLPPTAALDIFWCQGFSEPEAGSDLASLRTTAVRDGDSYVVNGQKTWTTLGQYADWIFCLVRTDPQAPKRQAGISFLLIDLNTPGITMRPIKLIDGSFEVNEVFFEDVRVPADQLVGEENKGWTYAKFLLGNERTGIAHVGTTKVRLAEVKKRAIETGLIEDPLFAARLAEAENDLLALELTQMRVTAGSSDGQPNPASSVLKLRGSQLQQITTELMVEVAGPDALPFEADAIASPEWAQASAPHYLNYRKTSIYGGSNEVQRTIIASTILGL; encoded by the coding sequence ATGCAGCTGGCCTTGACCCCGGAGGAAGCCGCCTTCCGCGACGAACTCCGCACCATCTTCACCACCAAATTCCCCGCTGACATGCGGGAACGCTATCGGCAGGGTGGCCACCTCAGTCGTGAGGACATCGTCACGAGTCACAAGATCCTGCACGAGCACGGTCTGGCGGTGCCCAACTGGCCCGTCGAATGGGGCGGCAAGGACTGGACGCTGACCCAGCAGCAGATCTGGCTCGACGAGATGCAGCTGGCCTGCGTTCCGGAGCCGCTGGTGTTCAACGCGAAGATGGTCGGCCCGGTGATCGCCGAGTTCGGGTCGCAGGAGATCAAGGAACGCTTCCTGCCGCCGACGGCCGCGCTCGACATCTTCTGGTGCCAGGGCTTCTCGGAGCCCGAGGCGGGCTCCGACCTGGCCTCGCTGCGCACCACCGCGGTACGCGACGGCGACAGCTACGTGGTCAACGGGCAGAAGACCTGGACCACGCTGGGCCAGTACGCCGACTGGATCTTCTGTCTGGTGCGTACCGATCCGCAGGCGCCGAAGCGTCAGGCCGGCATCTCCTTCCTGTTGATCGACCTCAACACCCCCGGCATCACCATGCGCCCGATCAAGCTGATCGACGGCAGCTTCGAGGTCAACGAGGTGTTCTTCGAGGACGTCCGGGTCCCGGCCGACCAGCTCGTCGGCGAAGAGAACAAGGGCTGGACCTACGCGAAGTTCCTGTTGGGCAACGAGCGCACCGGCATCGCGCACGTCGGCACCACCAAGGTGCGCCTGGCCGAGGTGAAGAAGCGCGCCATCGAGACCGGTCTGATCGAGGACCCGCTGTTCGCGGCCCGGCTCGCCGAGGCCGAGAACGACCTGCTGGCCCTGGAACTCACGCAGATGCGGGTGACGGCAGGGTCCTCCGACGGCCAGCCGAACCCGGCGTCGTCGGTGCTCAAGCTGCGCGGCAGCCAACTGCAGCAGATCACCACCGAGCTGATGGTGGAGGTCGCCGGGCCGGACGCGTTGCCGTTCGAGGCCGACGCGATCGCCTCGCCGGAGTGGGCTCAGGCCAGCGCGCCGCACTACCTGAACTACCGAAAGACCTCCATCTACGGCGGCAGCAACGAGGTGCAGCGCACCATCATCGCTTCCACCATCCTCGGACTGTGA
- a CDS encoding LLM class F420-dependent oxidoreductase: MKLSIATPVVSLHPGAHGPWEVAATIDDVAQVAETADRLGYFHLTCSEHIALPAHELERRGPRYWDPLATLGYLAARTQQIRLIPHVLVLPYHHPLEIAKRYGTLDLISNGRVILGVGVGSLKEEFELIEAPFDDRGPRSDDAMRALRAALSQRTPAYHGDFYDFEGMVVDPCAVQPRMPIWVGGRTLRSLRRAVALGDGWTPFAVTPDTARQWLDRVEVPAGFEVVLPPVEPLDPVKEPAHAVDTLAATVAAGATIVSVGRAQDSLSEYLEYLAALKELSSSVD; encoded by the coding sequence ATGAAGCTGTCGATCGCCACCCCCGTCGTCTCACTGCATCCGGGCGCGCATGGCCCGTGGGAGGTTGCCGCGACCATCGACGACGTCGCGCAGGTCGCCGAGACCGCGGATCGGCTCGGCTACTTCCACCTCACCTGCAGTGAGCACATCGCGTTGCCCGCCCACGAACTCGAGCGACGGGGGCCGCGCTACTGGGACCCCCTGGCGACGCTGGGTTACCTCGCCGCCCGCACCCAGCAGATCCGGTTGATCCCGCACGTGCTGGTGCTGCCCTACCACCACCCGCTGGAGATCGCGAAGCGTTACGGCACACTGGATTTGATCAGCAACGGCCGGGTGATCCTCGGTGTCGGCGTCGGCAGCCTCAAGGAGGAGTTCGAGCTCATCGAGGCTCCGTTCGACGACCGGGGGCCGCGTTCGGACGACGCGATGCGGGCGCTGCGCGCCGCGCTGTCACAGCGGACCCCCGCCTACCACGGCGACTTCTACGACTTCGAGGGCATGGTCGTCGATCCGTGCGCCGTGCAACCGCGGATGCCGATCTGGGTGGGCGGACGCACCCTACGCTCGCTGCGGCGCGCCGTTGCCCTCGGCGACGGCTGGACGCCGTTCGCGGTCACCCCCGACACCGCGCGGCAGTGGCTGGACCGCGTGGAGGTGCCGGCCGGCTTCGAGGTTGTCCTGCCGCCGGTGGAGCCGCTCGATCCGGTCAAGGAACCCGCGCACGCCGTGGACACCCTGGCCGCCACCGTGGCCGCGGGCGCGACCATCGTCTCCGTGGGCAGAGCCCAGGATTCGCTCTCGGAGTATCTCGAGTACCTGGCGGCGCTGAAGGAACTCAGCTCGTCGGTCGACTGA
- a CDS encoding SCO6745 family protein — protein MSNPDMVAAAAGTGAAMGEAVAVFMLHPETFAGSVAAGYQNPLAGYIAGRAGVLGEASGATVAAVLAVFEPNLTAALWDEGVAVRGALGAAQQYWEQTAEFGRKYLSGAQGLERIAELGEKVIAATPIAGTPMFAGWRTMPLADDAPARALQVMMVLRELRADVHFNLLTVSGIAPVEAHMLHGGAEYTKMFGWPEPFADGADKKDRYAEVEQGTDRRMAEILSGALDSAEADELAKLSADALEVLKANVPS, from the coding sequence ATGAGCAATCCCGATATGGTGGCGGCGGCCGCCGGCACCGGCGCGGCGATGGGTGAAGCCGTCGCGGTCTTCATGTTGCACCCGGAGACCTTCGCCGGCAGTGTCGCAGCCGGTTACCAGAATCCGCTGGCCGGCTACATCGCCGGCCGCGCCGGGGTGCTCGGAGAGGCCAGTGGGGCCACCGTCGCCGCGGTGCTCGCGGTGTTCGAGCCCAACCTCACGGCTGCGCTCTGGGACGAGGGCGTCGCGGTGCGCGGTGCCCTCGGTGCCGCGCAACAGTATTGGGAACAGACGGCCGAATTCGGCCGCAAGTACCTCTCCGGGGCGCAGGGGCTCGAGCGCATCGCCGAGTTGGGCGAGAAGGTGATCGCGGCGACGCCGATCGCGGGGACGCCGATGTTCGCGGGCTGGCGGACGATGCCGCTGGCCGACGACGCGCCGGCGCGGGCCCTGCAGGTGATGATGGTGCTGCGCGAACTGCGCGCCGACGTGCACTTCAACCTGCTCACCGTCTCGGGGATCGCCCCGGTCGAAGCGCACATGCTGCACGGCGGTGCCGAATACACCAAGATGTTCGGCTGGCCCGAGCCCTTCGCCGACGGCGCGGACAAGAAGGACCGCTACGCCGAGGTCGAGCAGGGGACCGACCGGCGGATGGCCGAAATCCTCTCCGGTGCACTGGATTCCGCCGAGGCCGACGAGCTGGCCAAGCTCAGCGCCGACGCGCTGGAAGTGCTGAAGGCCAACGTCCCGTCCTGA